The following nucleotide sequence is from Drosophila simulans strain w501 chromosome 3L, Prin_Dsim_3.1, whole genome shotgun sequence.
GCCGTGGGCAAGTAAAGCCACCCCGGCTTAAAGTCGACCGATGCGACTTCTTTATCGGTACAGTGCGTGCCAGCATCGTAAATCAGTTTCCGCGCATTCGgggctttgttttgttttgtttttttattaagaagcatatttattatatataagaTGTATGTAATACAATAATTTTTCTTTCTGTCCGGGTTTGCTCTTCGGGTTTTTACGCTTTTATGGTTTCGGTTTCATCTCGGTTTATCgttatcattttcattttcatttcattttcattatccATTTTATATAATCATATAAAACACTGAGCtacaatacaaatattgtgaTAAAAACTTACAACATAACCtttaatacataaaaatactTGCGTAGTCTACAAATCGTATCGTTATAGAGATTTCTTCGTGGATCGATCGATCGCCCGCTCGTCTTCTCCTGCTTCATCTTGTCTTGTTTTTGACCTTCCCCCAAATTGTTTTCACTGCTTCTGTCGCGCCTGAATGGGTTctgtatatgtttttgttttcgtttttcatcATTTCTTAGTTGCGTGAGTTTTACCCTATTTAAAGACTTCATTCATTCTACATCTGTGGCTGATGATGATTCTTTGATTTTATGAGAAGttggcgaaaaaaaaggaaaacaataaacaccGAGGAATCCGTGAATAAACGGAAGGCCGACTGGATAAGGGAGAAAGTGTTGGAGTAGGAGAACGCGAGGGGAGTGACCTCCCCGCGGAGAATTCTTCCAGTTCTTCCGCTCCTGCTTCTCCTcagatgtttgtttttgtgttttctatGAGTTTGTCGTTCGTCTTTGTTGTCtgcagcattttaattacaatagaaatgatgtttatatttatatatatatttgcataatcaatatcattaaattaaatcgtATGAAACACAAGACAgttgaaaaatcaaatgagGCGTACAATAATTTTGTTTCAGTGGACGTACCAAAAGAGagaatgtacatacatacatacatacatctaAAAGTAGTTACAATTGCGTACAAAATAAATGGTAAATTTCGTTCGTTTGGATGGCCGAGTATTCTTTTTGGTTcgaattgatttgattttttgcaTGGGGGTGAAATATCGATGAGCATCTCATACTAAGGGATTTTGGTTAGCAAAATCATAATACACAGTACaattacaataatatttatagaaataaagtataatataataaaagaaCCAACATACAGTTTTTATGCTttgtcgtttttgttttgtttttctttgttttttttttatacacatctTTATGCATAATGGGCGTATATAatgtttatgtatataattataagtaataaattttatccattttgtttaattatttgcacacGAGAATCAAAATTACTATTTgcaatcatatatatataaaaaataaacttaattgcCGTCATTCCGTTATATCATTCCTATaccattcgcattcgcatttgcattctCATCCCCATTGCATGCCATCCCTACTAACCATCACTATGCGCCATATCATATCTTCCTATCGTACTGGTAGCGGTTCCTTTCGTTACTTTCGTTACTTTAAGCTTAATCAATTTTGGAAGAGTAAACAATACCATCGagttgcaattgttgctgcatATGCTATAAGTGTGTAgagtgtgttgtgttgtgttttgttgagtgtgtgtgagagtgagTGTGAGTGTCGATGAGTGTATTATATAGATCGCTTTTGAATGAAAACTAATGATTAATGCGTATTGAATGCTGTTCTACACCTCCCTAACTTTTCTTCCTATCTGGCTTCACTCTTTTTACTCACGTTTTGCTCACTTGTTCTTTGTTTTATTCGAGTTCTTTAactaattttttataatttctccCCCCGCTCTCATCGCTTTCATTCATCGTCTTAATATTTATACGTATaaacttttataattttatactAAATGGTTTTTACGgtttttttttacgttttcttcacttttttttttgctttttgtttcttgttctTGTAATACAAACGTCGtcatgtaaatatataaaaaaagatgTCCAAAGTTTTACGTTACGTTATTGTatatgctttttgtttttttctcattACTTAGTGGATCGTTCTCTTGCTGATGGTTTTTGCCTGCTTTTGCTTTACAGTTGTCCTAGGTTTGTAAATGGGTGTtcttgatgtttttttttttgtttttcgagtGGTTTTCTGATGTCTGAATGCTTATATATGAGAGCGTAGCGCCTAGCTATATAGGGCCTTACTATATAGTATCGtactacatatgtatatatatataatgtgtgtgtatgtgggtgtttttgtttccttcgATCATACACATATACTAGATATATGTACGCATATAACTAACGGCGAATTTACTTTGTTTCCTCCTTCTCTTTGTTCTCCTCGGTCGACTCCTTCTCGTTTGACTGCAAAATAGAAGGACATGGCTTAGTATGTGGCTAAAGGtagtttaaattttaaactagAGGGTCTATTCTTGTCCTTAGCGAGTGGATTTAacaatttacataagcactTTCAAACACAAAGAAAACCCAAGAATAGACCATCTGGTTTACAGGACTCCAGCCTCACCTTGTCCTTCTCCAATTCCTTCTCGATCTTGTCGCCCTCAGTGCCCTCCTGTTCGTTTGATTTCTCCTGCTCGCCACCCTCCTTGCCTTCCTTGGTCTCGGGCCTGTTGAAAAAAGCGGGAAATATGAATTAGTACACCGATCATCTATTGGGAAGTTTTTAGCCAAAACTACTCACTCTGGCTTGGGAATGTGCGCATTGAGGTCCAGCTTCGTGCAGATCTCGTCCCAGTCGGGGAAGCACTTGTCCTTCATGCGAGAAACGTGGCCAATCAAGTTGGGGCACTTCTCGGTCATGTAGTCGCGCAGCGGATACGCAATGTCCTTGGACAGATAGTGGAGCTGCGAGAGGACAGCGAAGGCCACCACATCCAGGGTGGTGGGCTCGTCGCCGAAGAAGAACGGCTTGCAGTCGAGCATCTCGCTGAGCACCTTCAGGTCGTCCTTGCCGAACTCCTCGATCTCCTCGGCGCTGTGGACACCGATGCCGTGCGCCTTCAGCTTCTTCGTGCCCTGGAACCACTTGTTGTGTTGAATAGTTGTTTTGCCGTACAGCAGTTACGGATGGGGGTTACGAGGGGATGCACAAGCATACGTTACGGAATCGGGGTGTTGGAGGTTATGTGAGTTTttagagtttttttttttttgggatcgGGGGCATTACGCATTACACAGTTAGATGTTCAAAACCAAAGTAGTATGcaaaaaagaacgaaaaagaaaaaagagaaaaaccatGCAAGAGTTAGTCGTAAAATAAcgattgttttcctttcgatTTCCCGTTCgggttttgattttgattgggTTTGTTATGTGAGAACCGATCGAGATGATATAAACAAACGCATCCCGCCAGAGAGTTATTGTTTATGCCATCGGGGTTTTCGGGATAAACTATGTGCGGGGATGGTGGTGGTGTGTTTggagtttcttttctttttatgtaCAGCTAGGTGCAATATAATACGCCACCGCTTGCTTAGTTTCAATTCTCaagtattgtttatttacactaCCCATCCATCCCCGCCTAATCCACAACGCCAGCCAACTCGAGAACCTACCCGGCTTTCGATTACGATTTCAATCTAAACAAAGTGCGGATATCTCCGGTTTTCGGAACTACTGGAGCTGCTGGCGTTGCGTTTCTGAGACATCTAAATCAgctacataaaaaatatttctctaCTTGACTGGCTTCCTGTTTCCACTTTCACTTAGTTTGTCTGATTTCGATTTACACTGCATGTCTATAGATTTCTTTTGGTTTAAGATAGAGTACAGTCTTTTTCAACATAATACTAATgatattcaattaaagttttaaCTCTTAGGATCACGAAAGAAGATAATAGTTTAATACGCATTCATGAaatgtacaaataaaaaattgtaccaAAGTATGAGTTATTTGCAATGTAATGTTACTTTTACGAACAATAAAACCTAGAAATTTGTTCTACAACTAGAAGTATGTGTCAAAAGGTGTTGATATTAAGGAAATATTAGGTATGAATGATAGTAAACAACTTCTGTAGAACCAATTACGATAATgaccaaaagtatgcaatgttCCAATGGAAATTCTAATCATAACCATACAAATTCTGGGAAAGTGAAGATCGTGGACCATGATCATGACCTATGTTAAATATCACAAACTATCCAATTACCTTGCGACCAAAGGTGATCTTAAAGAAGAAGTTCAGAATCGAGTTGGGCAGCCGCAGGCCGAGGGCGTGCTGCAAGTTGACCTTGTAGCCCTTGAGCACATTGTCCGGATACTTGGCGCGCCAGTAGAAGATGATCCAGATGAGATGGTTCTCCAGCATGGCAATCGTGGCGTAAGAGACATTCCTCTGCTCGGCGGTGAGTCCCGAGTCCAGGTACTTCTCGTATTTGGACGACAGTTCCTTGATGATAATGGCCGAATCGGCGATTTCCTCTCCGTTCAGCTCGATGAACGGCAGCTGACCCTTCTTGGAGCGGAAACGCATCTTATGATCAACATTCTGCAAAGGgcggaaaaagaaaagtacaCTTTATATCTCGTTGCGTGGGATGACTAATTGTGCGAGGAATGTGGGGGAGTGGGTGATTGTTTACCCCACCCTTTTATCTGCGGGCAGCATGCCACTCATGCAGTGAGAACAAATATTGTATTTCACAAGAGTTCATTTTCGAAGCATGGTCATCATTCGGAATACACACAATTACAATCAATTTGGGGATGGTTCTTTAAAACCAGGAAGTTTTAGTCACTGGtcattcaattattttaaaattatatcaaGTTCACTTCATTCACTTCTTGAGTGGTTactgttttaattattaagttttaagcaATTGCGTTTATTTCCCATTATTTTAATCTTGTTTCATGGGCACAGAGGGATTCTAAGACATTAATAGTTTTTATAGATATCGTTTTGTAAATTTTCCGCTCTAACCCAGATTCTAAGGATACTCATAAATTGTAAATGTCCATATGGAACCAGGATgggtttttttatttgtacgCCCATGACTAATGCAAAATGTAGTTCACTCCCCCGCAAGGATTCCGGCCGCTAGATGGCGCTCATGACATACATCTAGCCGGCAATCGTTTGTTTGCGTGTGTATTTGGGCATTTCCTATGTATGCCAAGCAGATGCTGATGAACCAACCACTACACGAGAAGCTAGCTGTACCTCCCGGGaacccaaaaacccaaaacccggactcgaaaaccgaaaaacccaCCCAAAAACCAACACCCCTATAcaacgcacactcacacacacgccacGCAGCGGGAGGGAAAACGTCGTTCCAATTGCCTGCTATTCGAACATTTTGACATATTCCAATGCCTTCCAGTGTGTACACACGTCCGCACGAAGCGTTACCGTTAGCAATGTGACAGTTATAGGCGGCGGGTGTCCGGTCTGaaccttttcattttcagcttGGCTGCACAAATCTACATAATAATTTCTAATTagaaatatgtacatacgagGGCCATAACAAAGAGCCAACCGTTGGCATATTTTATGCTTTCGCGCCCTCTGCCAAAAAAGGGAGAGGCAGGGTGTGGTTGTCCGCCAGAGCCGAGAGAGAATCGGCGAGAGAGTGAAAGGAAAGAGAGGGCGCTGTTGTTGTAGAGAGATTTTCGCCTTCCAGCATCGCAACGCAACGCTCTGCAAAAAGGGTGGAGTCCATTTTTCAATTCCAATGATCCACAAAAAAGGCAGCCTGTCTgcctgcttcttcttctccatctccatctccggcTCCATTCTCTTCTCGTGCCCACGCACAATGCAAATActtatgttttattaaatCGTTAGGCATACATTACATTAAGGCATACATTACATCTACATTAAGGCAATCGCTCGTCTCCTCAATCTTcgttctttcatttttt
It contains:
- the LOC6738330 gene encoding failed axon connections isoform X1, which translates into the protein MASEVAQIPAEETPAVAAAEKSEEPEKSAAPPADSAAAPAAAPAVEKAEDADGEKKDGEAGKQDKQQDGEEPKKDEAVAAPVAAKSEAPPAQKFNVHKTNFEKDIIYLYQFSRTPLLPSLSPYCLKVETWLRLVGLKYENVDHKMRFRSKKGQLPFIELNGEEIADSAIIIKELSSKYEKYLDSGLTAEQRNVSYATIAMLENHLIWIIFYWRAKYPDNVLKGYKVNLQHALGLRLPNSILNFFFKITFGRKWFQGTKKLKAHGIGVHSAEEIEEFGKDDLKVLSEMLDCKPFFFGDEPTTLDVVAFAVLSQLHYLSKDIAYPLRDYMTEKCPNLIGHVSRMKDKCFPDWDEICTKLDLNAHIPKPEPETKEGKEGGEQEKSNEQEGTEGDKIEKELEKDKSNEKESTEENKEKEETK
- the LOC6738330 gene encoding failed axon connections isoform X2, encoding MASEVAQIPAEETPAVAAAEKSEEPEKSAAPPADSAAAPAAAPAVEKAEDADGEKKDGEAGKQDKQQDGEEPKKDEAVAAPVAAKSEAPPAQKFNVHKTNFEKDIIYLYQFSRTPLLPSLSPYCLKVETWLRLVGLKYENVDHKMRFRSKKGQLPFIELNGEEIADSAIIIKELSSKYEKYLDSGLTAEQRNVSYATIAMLENHLIWIIFYWRAKYPDNVLKGYKVNLQHALGLRLPNSILNFFFKITFGRKGTKKLKAHGIGVHSAEEIEEFGKDDLKVLSEMLDCKPFFFGDEPTTLDVVAFAVLSQLHYLSKDIAYPLRDYMTEKCPNLIGHVSRMKDKCFPDWDEICTKLDLNAHIPKPEPETKEGKEGGEQEKSNEQEGTEGDKIEKELEKDKSNEKESTEENKEKEETK